In Patescibacteria group bacterium, a single genomic region encodes these proteins:
- a CDS encoding PD-(D/E)XK nuclease family protein, with amino-acid sequence MIKISPNSLNLYFECPFCFWLEKNRGIKRPAPFPYELNLAVDQVLRRDFDKHRAKDRKHPLLEANNIPAKLFSNQKLLNEWRNKSKGLEYYDEKTGAVIFGVLDDVLDFGKGKLAPFDYKSTGSSVPKVYDRFQLQMDVYTFLLEKNGYATPRKGVLVFYTVDKDDSFDDRLPFKKEIHIIDTDPSYILRTFREAIKFLKKPAPLAHSPECEFGRWAELLK; translated from the coding sequence ATGATAAAGATTTCGCCTAATTCTTTGAATCTGTATTTTGAATGTCCGTTTTGTTTTTGGCTGGAAAAGAATAGGGGAATCAAAAGACCTGCGCCGTTTCCTTATGAGTTAAACTTGGCGGTTGACCAGGTTTTGAGGCGTGATTTTGACAAACATAGAGCAAAAGATAGAAAGCATCCTTTACTTGAAGCAAACAATATTCCTGCCAAGCTTTTTTCAAACCAAAAACTTTTGAACGAATGGCGGAACAAGTCCAAGGGATTGGAATATTATGACGAAAAAACAGGGGCAGTCATTTTCGGAGTGCTTGATGATGTGTTGGATTTTGGGAAAGGGAAACTGGCGCCGTTTGATTATAAGTCAACAGGAAGCAGTGTGCCCAAGGTCTATGACAGGTTTCAGCTTCAGATGGATGTTTACACTTTTCTTTTGGAGAAGAACGGATACGCCACTCCAAGAAAAGGCGTTTTAGTATTTTATACTGTTGATAAGGACGATTCTTTTGATGACCGATTGCCGTTCAAAAAAGAGATTCATATTATTGATACTGACCCATCATATATTTTAAGAACATTCCGAGAAGCGATTAAGTTTTTGAAAAAACCTGCTCCATTGGCTCACAGCCCGGAATGCGAATTCGGCAGGTGGGCCGAGCTTTTAAAATAA